Proteins from a single region of Cystobacter fuscus DSM 2262:
- the scpA gene encoding methylmalonyl-CoA mutase: MRTHVPDFSGIDFDAPETRPSASALEAQRQHAREANRGAAPWLTPEGLPLKPVYTPEDLEGVEHLGSLPGLPPFVRGPYSTMYVQQPWTVRQYAGFSTAEASNAFYRRNLAAGQKGLSIAFDLATHRGYDSDHPRVAGDVGMAGVAIDSIKDMRILFDRIPLDQMSVSMTMNGAVLPVLALYVVAAEEQGVRPEQLSGTIQNDILKEFMVRNTYIYPPGPSMRIIGDIFRFTAERMPRFNSISISGYHMQEAGATQDLELGYTLADGVEYVRAGLAAGLSVDAFAPRLSFFWAIGMNFFMEVAKMRAARMLWAKLIKGFSPKSDKSLALRTHCQTSGWSLTAQDVFNNVVRTCVEAMAATQGHTQSLHTNSLDEAIALPTDFSARIARNTQLYLQLESGTTRVIDPWGGSYYVERLTHELAQKAWAHIQEVEALGGMTKAIEAGLPKLRIEEAAARTQARIDSGRQAIIGVNKYPPEHEDKLEILKVDNSAVREAQIARLRELRAERNADEVRRRLDALTVAADRREGNLLALAIDAARAKATVGEISDALEKVFGRYEATARGVTGVYASEAGKDAQGIAEARARADAFLAHFGRRPRILIAKMGQDGHDRGQKVIATAFADLGFDVDIGPLFQTPEESARQAVENDVHIVGASSLAAGHLTLVPQLRQALAALGREDIMIVVGGVIPVQDYDALRAAGASAIFGPGTVIAKAAIELLDKLSASLGEA; the protein is encoded by the coding sequence ATGCGCACCCACGTCCCGGACTTCTCCGGCATCGACTTCGACGCCCCTGAAACGCGCCCCTCCGCGTCCGCGCTCGAGGCCCAGCGCCAGCACGCGCGCGAGGCCAACCGCGGCGCCGCGCCCTGGCTCACGCCCGAGGGCCTGCCGCTCAAGCCCGTCTACACCCCCGAGGATCTGGAGGGAGTGGAGCACCTGGGCTCGCTGCCGGGCCTGCCGCCCTTCGTGCGCGGCCCGTACTCCACCATGTACGTGCAGCAGCCGTGGACGGTGCGCCAGTACGCCGGCTTCTCCACGGCCGAGGCCTCCAATGCCTTCTACCGCCGCAACCTCGCGGCCGGACAGAAGGGCCTGTCCATCGCGTTCGATCTGGCCACGCACCGCGGCTACGACAGCGACCATCCGCGCGTGGCGGGCGACGTGGGCATGGCGGGCGTGGCCATCGACTCCATCAAGGACATGCGCATCCTGTTCGATCGCATCCCGCTCGATCAGATGAGCGTGTCGATGACGATGAACGGGGCGGTGCTCCCGGTGCTCGCGCTCTACGTGGTGGCGGCCGAGGAGCAGGGGGTGCGCCCCGAGCAGCTCAGCGGGACCATCCAGAACGACATCCTCAAGGAGTTCATGGTCCGCAACACGTACATCTACCCGCCGGGCCCGTCGATGCGCATCATCGGCGACATCTTCCGCTTCACCGCGGAGCGGATGCCGCGCTTCAACAGCATCAGCATCAGCGGCTACCACATGCAGGAGGCGGGGGCGACGCAGGACCTGGAGCTCGGCTACACGCTGGCGGACGGCGTGGAGTACGTGCGCGCGGGGCTCGCGGCGGGCCTGAGCGTGGACGCGTTCGCGCCCCGGCTGTCGTTCTTCTGGGCCATCGGCATGAACTTCTTCATGGAGGTGGCCAAGATGCGCGCGGCCCGGATGCTCTGGGCCAAGCTCATCAAGGGCTTCTCGCCCAAGAGCGACAAGAGCCTCGCGCTGCGCACGCACTGCCAGACGTCCGGCTGGAGCCTCACCGCCCAGGACGTGTTCAACAACGTGGTGCGCACCTGCGTGGAGGCCATGGCCGCCACCCAGGGCCACACCCAGAGCCTGCACACCAACTCGCTCGACGAGGCGATTGCCCTCCCCACCGACTTCAGCGCCCGCATCGCGCGCAACACCCAGCTCTACCTCCAGCTCGAGAGCGGCACCACGCGCGTCATCGATCCGTGGGGCGGCAGCTACTACGTGGAGCGCCTCACCCATGAGCTCGCCCAGAAGGCGTGGGCGCACATCCAGGAGGTGGAGGCGCTCGGCGGCATGACCAAGGCCATCGAAGCGGGGCTGCCCAAGCTGCGCATCGAGGAGGCGGCGGCGCGCACCCAGGCGCGCATCGACTCGGGCCGGCAGGCCATCATCGGCGTGAACAAGTACCCGCCCGAGCACGAGGACAAGCTCGAGATCCTCAAGGTGGACAACTCGGCGGTGCGCGAGGCGCAGATCGCCCGGCTGCGCGAGCTGCGCGCGGAACGCAACGCGGACGAGGTGCGCCGGCGGCTCGACGCGCTCACCGTGGCCGCGGACCGGCGCGAGGGCAACCTGCTCGCGCTCGCCATCGACGCGGCGCGGGCCAAGGCCACGGTGGGGGAAATCAGTGACGCGCTCGAGAAGGTCTTCGGACGCTACGAGGCCACGGCGCGCGGTGTGACGGGGGTGTACGCGAGCGAGGCGGGCAAGGACGCCCAGGGCATCGCCGAGGCACGTGCCCGGGCCGACGCCTTCCTCGCGCACTTCGGCCGGCGTCCGCGCATCCTCATCGCGAAGATGGGACAGGACGGACATGACCGCGGCCAGAAGGTCATCGCCACGGCGTTCGCGGACCTGGGCTTCGACGTGGACATCGGGCCCCTGTTCCAGACGCCCGAGGAGTCGGCGCGCCAGGCCGTGGAGAACGACGTGCACATCGTGGGCGCCAGCTCGCTCGCCGCGGGCCACCTCACGCTCGTGCCCCAGCTCCGCCAGGCGCTCGCGGCGCTGGGCCGCGAGGACATCATGATCGTCGTGGGTGGCGTCATCCCCGTGCAGGACTACGACGCGCTGCGCGCCGCGGGGGCCTCGGCCATCTTCGGCCCCGGTACCGTCATCGCCAAGGCGGCCATCGAGCTGCTCGACAAGCTGAGCGCCTCGCTGGGGGAGGCGTGA
- the meaB gene encoding methylmalonyl Co-A mutase-associated GTPase MeaB, with protein MKPLTADTYVEGVRSGDRAVLARAITLVESEHPRHAALAQEVLARLLPHTGGSQRVGISGVPGVGKSTFIDALGMHLVGEGRRVAVLAIDPSSTVTGGSILGDKTRMARLSREPSAYIRPSPSSGTLGGVARKTRETLLLCEAAGFDVVLVETVGVGQSETVVTDLVDFYLVLMLAGAGDELQGIKRGILEVADMVAINKADGDNAPRATRAQAQYRAALHLMRAGAEPEVLTCSALEGTGITALWSSIEKQLGTRSASGELARRRRAQQVDWMWAMIQDGLRAALRAHPEVAALIPTLETEVREGLVTPTSAALRVLNCFLPKPPA; from the coding sequence GTGAAGCCCCTCACGGCGGACACCTACGTGGAGGGCGTGCGCTCGGGTGATCGCGCCGTGCTCGCCCGGGCCATCACCCTGGTGGAGAGCGAGCACCCGCGTCACGCGGCGCTCGCGCAGGAGGTGCTCGCGCGGCTGCTGCCCCATACGGGAGGCAGCCAGCGCGTGGGCATCAGCGGCGTGCCGGGCGTGGGCAAGAGCACGTTCATCGATGCCCTGGGCATGCACCTGGTGGGGGAGGGAAGGCGCGTCGCGGTGCTCGCCATCGACCCGTCCAGCACCGTCACCGGCGGAAGCATCCTGGGCGACAAGACGCGCATGGCCCGGCTGTCACGCGAGCCCTCGGCCTACATCCGCCCGAGTCCCTCGAGTGGCACCCTGGGCGGCGTGGCGCGCAAGACGCGCGAGACGTTGCTCCTGTGCGAGGCCGCCGGCTTCGACGTGGTACTGGTGGAGACGGTGGGGGTGGGGCAGTCGGAGACGGTCGTCACGGACCTGGTGGACTTCTACCTGGTGCTCATGCTCGCCGGCGCGGGCGACGAGCTGCAGGGCATCAAACGCGGCATCCTGGAAGTGGCGGACATGGTCGCCATCAACAAGGCGGATGGGGACAACGCGCCCCGGGCCACGCGGGCCCAGGCCCAGTACCGCGCCGCCCTGCACCTCATGCGCGCGGGCGCCGAGCCCGAGGTCCTCACGTGCAGCGCCCTGGAGGGCACGGGCATCACCGCGCTGTGGTCCTCCATCGAGAAGCAGCTCGGCACACGCTCGGCGTCCGGGGAGCTCGCGCGCCGTCGGCGGGCCCAGCAGGTGGACTGGATGTGGGCGATGATCCAGGACGGACTGCGAGCGGCCCTGCGGGCGCACCCCGAGGTGGCCGCCCTCATCCCCACCCTGGAGACCGAGGTGCGCGAGGGACTTGTCACCCCGACATCCGCCGCACTGCGCGTGTTGAATTGTTTCCTGCCGAAACCGCCCGCATGA
- a CDS encoding methylmalonyl-CoA mutase family protein has protein sequence MRNVQLTPVPSPYKPRFHVRIVTAASLFDGHDAAINVMRRLMQSSGAEIIHLGHNRSVAEIVDCAIQEDAQGIAITSYQGGHVEFFKYMIDLLRERGANIKVFGGGGGTILPAEIEELHRYGVTRIYSPDDGRAMGLQGMIDDLISQCDFEKRSADFKPLLESPPSRDPAKLASLITIAENFPTVGEQLRAALAQLVEKGPTVPVLGITGTGGAGKSSLVDELVRRFLADFPDKTLAVLSVDPSKRKSGGALLGDRIRMNAIDHPRVYMRSMATRQSNLALSKHVGDSIEICKAAGFDLIVVETSGIGQSDTEITEHSDVSLYVMTAEYGAATQLEKIDMLDFADVIAINKFDKRGSLDALRDVRKQWKRNHNAFSTPDEALPVYGTIASQFNDPGMNQLYRALIETISKRTGAPLQSGFQLTPGMSEKKWIIPPERTRYLAEIVDTCESYDRFVRSQAAIARRMYQLHGTIEALRTNVGKKRLEIVEPKDTSDVVQVTERVEGEPAYLGELVELYRDLESRLHADCRRLLGEWPATKRRYAASKYQFQVRDKVIELDLYTESLSHLRIPKIALPRYEDWGDILTWLLRENAPGAFPFTAGVFPLKRENEDPARMFAGEGGPERTNKRFHYVSRGLPAKRLSTAFDSVTLYGEDPDHRPDIYGKVGNSGVSIANVDDAKKLYSGFDLADPSTSVSMTINGPAPMLLGFFLNAAVDQQCEKWIRAQGLVGEIDKKIDALYQERGLPRPRYQGELPQGNDGLGLLLLGVSGDEVLPRDVYERIRASTLQSVRGTVQADILKEDQAQNTCIFSTEFALRLMGDIQQYFIDKKVRNFYSVSISGYHIAEAGANPISQLAFTLANGFTFVEYYLSRGMHIDDFAPNLSFFFSNGMDPEYSVLGRVARRIWAKAMRDKYGGNDRSQKLKYHIQTSGRSLHAQEIAFNDIRTTLQALLALNDNCNSLHTNAYDEAITTPTEESVRRALAIQLVINKEFGLSKNENPNQGSFIIEELTDLVEAAVLTEFRSISERGGVLGAMERMYQRSKIQEESLYYETLKHDGTLPIIGVNTFLDPKGSPTVTPPEVIRANREEKDYAIASRDAFRKRNEQSAPQALEAVRRAALDNGNIFTALMDACKVCTLGQISRTLYEVGGQYRRNM, from the coding sequence GTGAGAAACGTTCAACTGACTCCCGTTCCCAGCCCCTACAAGCCACGTTTCCACGTGCGGATCGTGACGGCGGCTTCGCTCTTCGACGGACACGACGCGGCCATCAACGTGATGCGCCGCCTCATGCAGTCCTCGGGCGCGGAAATCATCCACCTGGGGCACAACCGCTCGGTGGCGGAGATCGTCGACTGCGCCATCCAGGAGGATGCCCAGGGCATCGCCATCACCTCCTACCAGGGCGGGCACGTCGAGTTCTTCAAGTACATGATCGATCTGCTGCGCGAGCGCGGCGCGAACATCAAGGTGTTCGGCGGCGGGGGCGGCACCATCCTCCCGGCGGAGATCGAGGAACTCCACCGCTACGGCGTGACGCGCATCTACTCGCCGGACGACGGCCGCGCCATGGGCCTGCAGGGGATGATCGACGATCTCATCTCCCAGTGTGACTTCGAGAAGCGCTCCGCGGACTTCAAGCCCCTGCTCGAGTCGCCGCCCTCGCGCGATCCCGCGAAGCTCGCCTCGCTCATCACCATCGCGGAGAACTTCCCCACCGTGGGCGAGCAGCTTCGGGCAGCGCTCGCCCAGCTCGTCGAGAAGGGCCCCACGGTCCCCGTGCTCGGCATCACCGGCACCGGTGGAGCGGGCAAGTCGAGCCTCGTCGACGAGCTCGTCCGGCGCTTCCTCGCGGACTTCCCGGACAAGACGCTCGCGGTGCTCTCCGTGGATCCGTCCAAGCGCAAGTCCGGCGGCGCGCTGCTCGGCGATCGCATCCGCATGAACGCCATCGACCATCCGCGCGTGTACATGCGCTCGATGGCCACGCGCCAGAGCAACCTCGCCCTGTCCAAGCACGTCGGCGACTCGATTGAGATCTGCAAGGCCGCCGGGTTCGATCTCATCGTGGTGGAGACCTCGGGCATCGGCCAGTCCGACACGGAGATCACCGAGCACTCGGACGTGTCGCTCTACGTGATGACGGCCGAGTACGGCGCCGCGACGCAGCTCGAGAAGATCGACATGCTCGACTTCGCCGACGTCATCGCCATCAACAAGTTCGACAAGCGCGGCTCGCTCGACGCGCTGCGCGACGTGCGCAAGCAGTGGAAGCGCAACCACAACGCCTTCTCCACGCCCGACGAGGCCTTGCCCGTCTACGGCACCATCGCCTCGCAGTTCAACGACCCGGGCATGAACCAGCTCTACCGGGCCCTCATCGAGACCATCTCCAAGCGCACCGGGGCGCCGCTCCAGTCGGGCTTCCAGCTCACCCCGGGCATGAGCGAGAAGAAGTGGATCATCCCCCCCGAGCGCACCCGCTACCTCGCGGAGATCGTCGACACGTGCGAGTCATATGACCGGTTCGTCCGCTCCCAGGCGGCGATCGCCCGGCGGATGTACCAGCTGCACGGCACCATCGAGGCGCTGCGCACCAACGTGGGCAAGAAGCGTCTGGAGATCGTCGAGCCCAAGGACACCTCGGACGTGGTTCAGGTCACCGAGCGCGTGGAAGGGGAGCCGGCCTACCTGGGCGAGCTGGTGGAGCTCTACCGCGACCTGGAGTCGCGCCTGCACGCGGACTGCCGGCGGCTGCTCGGCGAGTGGCCCGCGACGAAGCGCCGCTACGCGGCGTCCAAGTACCAGTTCCAGGTGCGCGACAAGGTCATCGAGCTGGATCTCTACACCGAGTCGCTCTCGCACCTGCGCATCCCGAAGATCGCACTGCCGCGCTACGAGGACTGGGGTGACATCCTCACGTGGCTCCTGCGCGAGAACGCCCCGGGTGCCTTCCCGTTCACCGCGGGCGTCTTCCCCCTCAAGCGCGAGAACGAGGATCCCGCGCGCATGTTCGCCGGCGAGGGTGGCCCCGAGCGCACCAACAAGCGTTTCCACTACGTCTCGCGCGGGCTGCCCGCCAAGCGCCTGTCCACGGCGTTCGACTCCGTCACGCTCTACGGCGAGGACCCGGATCACCGGCCGGACATCTACGGCAAGGTGGGTAACTCGGGCGTGTCGATCGCCAACGTGGACGACGCCAAGAAGCTCTACTCGGGCTTCGATCTGGCGGACCCGTCCACGTCGGTGTCCATGACCATCAACGGCCCCGCGCCCATGCTGCTCGGGTTCTTCCTCAACGCCGCGGTGGACCAGCAGTGCGAGAAGTGGATCCGCGCCCAGGGCCTGGTGGGGGAGATCGACAAGAAGATCGACGCCCTCTACCAGGAGCGCGGTCTGCCCCGGCCCCGCTACCAGGGCGAGCTGCCCCAGGGCAATGACGGGCTCGGCCTGCTCCTGCTCGGCGTGTCCGGTGACGAGGTGCTGCCGCGCGACGTGTACGAGCGCATCCGCGCCTCCACGCTCCAGTCCGTGCGCGGCACCGTGCAGGCCGACATCCTCAAGGAGGACCAGGCCCAGAACACCTGCATCTTCTCGACGGAGTTCGCCCTGCGGCTCATGGGCGACATCCAGCAGTACTTCATCGACAAGAAGGTGCGGAACTTCTACTCGGTGTCCATCTCCGGCTACCACATCGCCGAGGCCGGGGCGAACCCCATCTCCCAGCTCGCCTTCACGCTGGCCAACGGCTTCACCTTCGTCGAGTACTACCTGTCGCGCGGGATGCACATCGACGACTTCGCGCCCAACCTGTCGTTCTTCTTCTCCAACGGCATGGATCCCGAGTACTCGGTGCTCGGGCGCGTGGCCCGCCGCATCTGGGCCAAGGCGATGCGCGACAAGTACGGCGGCAATGACCGCTCGCAGAAGCTCAAGTACCACATCCAGACGTCCGGCCGGAGCCTCCACGCCCAGGAGATCGCCTTCAACGACATCCGCACCACGTTGCAGGCCCTGCTCGCGCTCAACGACAACTGCAATTCCTTGCACACCAATGCCTATGACGAGGCCATCACCACGCCCACCGAGGAGAGCGTGCGGCGCGCGCTCGCCATCCAGCTCGTCATCAACAAGGAATTCGGTCTGTCCAAGAACGAGAACCCCAACCAGGGCTCCTTCATCATCGAGGAGCTGACGGACCTGGTGGAGGCCGCCGTGCTCACCGAGTTCCGCTCCATCTCCGAGCGGGGTGGGGTGCTCGGGGCGATGGAGCGCATGTACCAGCGCTCGAAGATCCAGGAGGAGTCGCTCTACTACGAGACCCTCAAGCACGACGGCACGCTGCCCATCATCGGCGTGAACACCTTCCTGGATCCCAAGGGCTCGCCCACCGTGACGCCGCCCGAGGTCATCCGCGCCAACCGCGAGGAGAAGGACTACGCCATCGCCTCGCGCGATGCCTTCCGCAAGCGCAACGAGCAGTCCGCTCCCCAGGCGCTCGAGGCCGTGCGGCGCGCCGCGCTCGACAATGGCAACATCTTCACCGCGCTGATGGACGCTTGTAAGGTCTGCACGCTCGGGCAGATCTCCCGCACGCTGTACGAGGTGGGCGGGCAGTACCGGCGCAACATGTAG
- a CDS encoding LysM peptidoglycan-binding domain-containing protein encodes MSSYRIRSGDTLSGIARRYGTTVDALANANNIRDSNKITAGSRLDIPSQRAPATSPRVPPPPSRPSTPPVPAPAPHRADSFTPGQQQTPSAASGERTWRDPAHPDKTYASRDGVPRFSQGDTDWAGTRLGGTGEVGARSRDSIQQQGCAITASAMAVSALSGQTITPTQMDAHLDRAHGYSGNSVDFTRVGGAANTQPPITSTRVRGGLTPEGIDQQLDAGRPVLVGVNYRTSNTNTPDHWLTVTGRNSDGSYRAIDPNGGGELTLHREGNQLRASRAEGARHDYRFSGQGVTFSGGNPVRPTGQDAVAQTSPEDLTPTELAPAEAAAATGSNAVLGQLQTRGASARTASQDRVPEGVEGSQQMAENDRARLERFQDTFQQVGNEYGLPPALLAAIASRESRGGNGLNPDGTAKYDPNGYGLMQIDAKHNPGLIRGGPYSREHVAAAAGLLRDNLRAMQSAHPEWSPAEQLRGAVAAYNMGPRNVQTVANMDVGSTGGDYSSDVWARAQYLASRGF; translated from the coding sequence ATGAGCAGCTACCGGATTCGCTCGGGTGACACGTTGAGCGGCATCGCCCGGCGCTACGGCACCACCGTGGACGCCCTGGCCAACGCCAACAACATCCGGGATTCGAACAAGATCACCGCGGGGAGCCGGTTGGACATTCCCAGCCAGCGGGCGCCCGCCACGAGCCCCCGGGTTCCGCCGCCGCCCTCGCGTCCGTCGACTCCTCCGGTCCCGGCCCCGGCTCCTCATCGGGCCGACTCCTTCACGCCCGGGCAGCAGCAGACGCCGAGCGCCGCCAGCGGCGAGCGCACCTGGAGGGATCCGGCCCACCCGGACAAGACCTATGCGAGCCGCGATGGCGTGCCGCGCTTCAGCCAGGGAGACACGGACTGGGCGGGCACCCGGTTGGGCGGGACGGGTGAGGTGGGCGCGCGCAGCCGCGACAGCATCCAGCAACAGGGCTGCGCCATCACCGCCAGCGCCATGGCGGTCAGCGCCCTGAGCGGCCAGACCATCACCCCGACGCAGATGGATGCCCACCTGGACCGCGCCCACGGCTACAGCGGCAACAGCGTGGACTTCACCCGCGTGGGCGGAGCCGCCAACACCCAGCCGCCCATCACCTCCACCCGCGTCCGGGGTGGCCTCACGCCCGAGGGCATCGACCAGCAGCTCGACGCCGGGCGGCCCGTGCTGGTGGGAGTGAACTACCGCACCTCGAACACGAACACCCCGGACCACTGGCTGACCGTCACCGGGCGCAACTCGGACGGCAGCTACCGGGCCATCGATCCGAACGGGGGCGGGGAGCTCACCCTGCACCGCGAGGGCAATCAACTGAGGGCCTCGCGGGCCGAGGGGGCCCGCCACGACTACCGCTTCAGCGGTCAGGGCGTGACGTTCTCCGGCGGCAACCCGGTGCGCCCCACGGGCCAGGACGCGGTCGCGCAGACCAGCCCCGAGGATCTCACGCCCACCGAGCTGGCGCCCGCGGAGGCCGCCGCCGCCACCGGGAGCAATGCCGTCCTGGGCCAGCTCCAGACGCGCGGGGCCTCGGCTCGCACGGCCTCACAGGATCGCGTGCCCGAGGGCGTCGAGGGCTCCCAGCAGATGGCGGAGAACGACCGCGCGCGCCTGGAGCGCTTCCAGGACACCTTCCAGCAGGTGGGCAACGAGTACGGCCTGCCTCCCGCGCTGCTGGCCGCGATCGCCAGCCGCGAGTCCCGTGGCGGCAATGGCCTGAACCCGGATGGCACCGCGAAGTACGATCCCAACGGCTACGGGCTGATGCAGATCGACGCCAAGCACAATCCGGGTCTCATCCGGGGTGGGCCCTACAGCCGGGAGCACGTCGCCGCCGCCGCCGGGCTGCTGCGCGACAACCTGCGGGCGATGCAGAGCGCGCATCCGGAGTGGAGCCCCGCCGAGCAGCTGCGCGGCGCGGTGGCCGCGTACAACATGGGCCCCCGCAACGTGCAGACCGTGGCGAACATGGATGTCGGCTCCACCGGGGGCGATTACTCGTCCGACGTGTGGGCCCGCGCCCAGTACCTGGCCTCGCGGGGATTCTAG